A window of Clostridiaceae bacterium contains these coding sequences:
- the vanZ gene encoding VanZ family protein, producing MKFRYISWIAVILWMIFIFCLSSQEAEQSNRLSKDVAEVIVSTIEKVAPNVDFDIRSLNNTIRKNAHFFTYLMLGILTMVTFRISGARKYNSFTWAFTVCTAYAILDEVHQLFVPGRGSQFTDVVIDAAGAAVGIGLYLIAGRIYHGICRKVFKADRI from the coding sequence ATGAAGTTTAGATACATATCCTGGATAGCTGTCATATTATGGATGATATTTATTTTCTGTTTGTCATCCCAGGAAGCCGAACAGTCCAATAGGCTTAGCAAAGATGTTGCTGAAGTGATAGTCAGCACTATTGAAAAAGTTGCTCCCAATGTTGATTTTGATATAAGAAGCTTGAATAATACCATAAGAAAGAATGCTCATTTCTTTACATACCTGATGCTGGGTATTCTTACCATGGTTACTTTTAGAATCAGTGGTGCAAGAAAATATAATAGCTTCACATGGGCATTTACTGTTTGTACTGCTTATGCAATACTTGATGAAGTGCATCAATTGTTTGTTCCAGGCAGAGGAAGCCAGTTTACGGATGTGGTTATTGATGCGGCAGGAGCTGCAGTGGGAATAGGGCTATATTTAATTGCCGGAAGAATTTATCATGGAATTTGCAGAAAGGTTTTCAAAGCAGACAGGATATAA